From a single Streptomyces misionensis genomic region:
- a CDS encoding ABC transporter ATP-binding protein, which translates to MQGVAIRLQDLRKSFGGTTAVAGVDLEIRDGEFFSMLGPSGSGKTTVLRLVAGFETPDGGRIELAGQEVTGLAPFERDVHTVFQDYALFPHMTVEQNVAYALKIRKVPKARRLARAREALAEVRLEGYGGRRPAQLSGGQRQRVALARALVGRPRVLLLDEPLGALDLKLREQMQVELKAIQREVGITFVFVTHDQEEALTMSDRIAVFEQGRIAQVGTPAEIYERPATPFVASFVGTSNLLDGEVAHRIAGAPGTYNIRPEKIRVLKESAEADEPEHTTVTGTVADAVYLGDATRFLVDLDGGGRLTAVQQNLETSAEDVAAYRGSRVRLQWHRRHAVRLPS; encoded by the coding sequence ATGCAGGGAGTTGCGATCCGGCTGCAGGACCTGCGCAAGTCGTTCGGCGGGACGACCGCCGTGGCGGGGGTCGATCTGGAGATCAGGGACGGCGAGTTCTTCTCGATGCTCGGCCCGTCCGGCTCCGGGAAGACCACGGTGCTGCGGCTGGTCGCCGGGTTCGAGACGCCCGACGGGGGCCGGATCGAGCTGGCCGGGCAGGAGGTCACCGGGCTCGCCCCGTTCGAGCGGGACGTGCACACCGTCTTCCAGGACTACGCGCTCTTCCCGCACATGACGGTCGAGCAGAACGTGGCGTACGCGCTGAAGATCCGCAAGGTGCCGAAGGCACGGCGCCTGGCCCGGGCCCGTGAGGCGCTCGCCGAGGTGCGGCTGGAGGGCTACGGCGGGCGGCGGCCCGCCCAGCTGTCCGGCGGGCAGCGGCAGCGCGTCGCCCTCGCCCGCGCCCTCGTCGGCCGTCCCCGCGTCCTGCTGCTCGACGAGCCGCTCGGCGCCCTCGACCTCAAGCTGCGCGAGCAGATGCAGGTCGAACTCAAGGCGATCCAGCGGGAGGTGGGCATCACCTTCGTCTTCGTCACCCACGACCAGGAGGAGGCGCTGACGATGAGCGACCGGATCGCCGTCTTCGAGCAGGGCCGCATCGCCCAGGTCGGCACGCCCGCGGAGATCTACGAACGCCCGGCCACCCCCTTCGTCGCCTCGTTCGTCGGCACCTCCAACCTGCTGGACGGCGAGGTGGCCCACCGGATCGCCGGCGCCCCCGGCACCTACAACATCCGCCCGGAGAAGATCCGTGTCCTGAAGGAGTCCGCGGAGGCGGACGAACCGGAGCACACCACGGTCACCGGTACGGTCGCCGACGCCGTCTACCTCGGCGACGCCACCCGCTTCCTGGTCGACCTCGACGGCGGCGGCCGGCTCACCGCGGTGCAGCAGAACCTGGAGACCTCCGCCGAGGACGTCGCCGCCTACCGGGGCAGCCGGGTCCGCCTCCAGTGGCACCGCCGCCACGCCGTCCGCCTGCCCTCCTGA
- a CDS encoding ABC transporter substrate-binding protein — protein sequence MRLTRTLRTAACAGAALLLAAACDSSGSTSSTGLNPPDLKAPTKLGKTEGQVDLIAWAGYVEDGSNDPKVNWVGDFEKQTGCQVHSKVAASSDEMVKLMKTGDYDAVSASGDASLRLIASGDAAPVNTDLVPNYKDVFSGLKNGAWNSVDGKMYGIPHGRGANLLMYNTQKVRPAPTSWSAVFDRASAYKGHVTAYDSPIYIADAALYLKATRPELKIKDPYALDQKQFDAAVALLKRQNADIGEYWGDYLKEVSAFKSGDSVVGTTWQVIANLAASEGAKVKALVPKEGSTGWSDTWMVSSKAKHPNCAYKWLNWIVSPKVNAEVAEYFGEAPANSKACAQTKDRRFCSVYHAADENYWKRIAFWNTPIEQCLDGRTDVKCVPYAKWVQAWTEIKG from the coding sequence GTGCGTCTCACCCGAACCCTGCGCACCGCCGCCTGCGCCGGCGCCGCGCTGCTGCTCGCCGCCGCCTGCGACTCCTCCGGCTCGACCTCCTCCACCGGCCTCAACCCGCCCGACCTGAAGGCCCCCACGAAACTCGGCAAAACCGAGGGACAGGTGGATCTGATCGCCTGGGCCGGCTATGTCGAGGACGGCTCCAACGACCCCAAGGTGAACTGGGTCGGCGACTTCGAGAAGCAGACGGGTTGCCAGGTCCACTCCAAGGTCGCCGCCAGCTCGGACGAGATGGTCAAGCTGATGAAGACCGGCGACTACGACGCCGTCTCCGCCTCCGGCGACGCCTCCCTGCGCCTGATCGCCTCCGGTGACGCGGCCCCCGTCAACACCGATCTGGTGCCCAACTACAAGGATGTCTTCAGCGGTCTGAAGAACGGCGCCTGGAACTCCGTCGACGGAAAGATGTACGGCATCCCGCACGGCCGGGGCGCCAACCTGCTGATGTACAACACCCAGAAGGTACGGCCCGCGCCCACCTCCTGGTCGGCCGTCTTCGACCGGGCCTCGGCGTACAAGGGCCACGTCACGGCGTACGACTCGCCGATCTACATCGCCGACGCGGCCCTGTACCTGAAGGCCACCCGGCCGGAGTTGAAGATCAAGGACCCGTACGCGCTGGACCAGAAGCAGTTCGACGCGGCCGTGGCACTGCTGAAGCGGCAGAACGCCGACATCGGCGAGTACTGGGGCGACTACCTCAAGGAGGTCTCGGCCTTCAAGAGCGGTGACTCGGTCGTCGGCACCACCTGGCAGGTGATCGCCAACCTCGCCGCCTCCGAGGGCGCCAAGGTCAAGGCGCTGGTGCCGAAGGAGGGTTCGACCGGCTGGTCGGACACCTGGATGGTCTCCAGCAAGGCCAAGCACCCCAACTGCGCCTACAAATGGCTGAACTGGATCGTCTCGCCCAAGGTCAACGCCGAGGTCGCCGAGTACTTCGGGGAGGCGCCCGCCAACTCCAAGGCGTGCGCGCAGACCAAGGACCGCCGCTTCTGCTCGGTCTACCACGCGGCCGACGAGAACTACTGGAAGCGGATCGCCTTCTGGAACACGCCCATCGAGCAGTGCCTGGACGGCCGCACCGACGTGAAGTGCGTGCCGTACGCGAAGTGGGTGCAGGCATGGACCGAGATCAAGGGCTGA
- a CDS encoding ABC transporter permease, whose amino-acid sequence MASEATSAARPGTVRRLAGALHRRPRLRLTLLLTAPLLWLAVLYLGSLAVLFASAFWTTDSFTSQVVKVWSADNFHQLVTVPVFREVIVRSVGVALAVTVLCALIAFPVAFYTARVAPPRRRPLLVVAILTPLWASYLVKVYAWRLILSQGGLADWLLAPFGLSGPGFGLPATVLTLTYLWLPYMILPIHTALEQLPAQLLDASADLGARAGRTFRSVVLPMVLPSVAAGSVFTFSLSLGDYITVQIVGGKTQLIGNLVYSNIELNLPMAAALGTVPVVVIVVYLLAIRRTGALNSL is encoded by the coding sequence GTGGCGAGTGAAGCGACGAGCGCCGCCCGGCCGGGCACCGTCCGCCGGCTCGCCGGGGCGCTGCACCGCCGGCCCCGGCTGCGGCTGACCCTGCTGCTCACCGCGCCGCTGCTGTGGCTGGCCGTGCTCTATCTCGGCTCGCTGGCGGTGCTGTTCGCCTCCGCCTTCTGGACCACCGACTCCTTCACCTCACAGGTGGTGAAGGTCTGGTCGGCGGACAACTTCCACCAGTTGGTGACGGTGCCGGTGTTCCGCGAGGTGATCGTGCGCAGTGTGGGCGTGGCGCTCGCGGTGACCGTGCTGTGCGCGCTGATCGCCTTCCCGGTCGCCTTCTACACCGCGCGCGTGGCCCCGCCGCGCCGGCGTCCGCTGCTGGTGGTGGCCATCCTCACCCCGCTGTGGGCGAGTTACCTGGTCAAGGTGTACGCCTGGCGGCTCATACTGTCCCAGGGCGGGCTCGCCGACTGGCTGCTCGCGCCGTTCGGGCTGAGCGGCCCCGGGTTCGGGCTGCCGGCCACGGTGCTCACCCTGACGTACCTGTGGCTGCCGTACATGATCCTGCCGATCCACACCGCGCTGGAGCAGCTGCCGGCGCAGCTGCTCGACGCGTCGGCGGACCTCGGTGCCCGGGCGGGGCGCACCTTCCGCTCGGTGGTGCTGCCGATGGTCCTGCCGTCGGTCGCCGCGGGTTCGGTGTTCACCTTCTCGCTGAGCCTCGGCGACTACATCACCGTGCAGATCGTCGGCGGCAAGACGCAGCTGATCGGCAATCTCGTGTACTCCAACATCGAGTTGAACCTGCCGATGGCCGCCGCGCTCGGCACGGTCCCGGTGGTGGTGATCGTGGTCTATCTGCTGGCGATCCGCCGTACGGGCGCCCTGAACAGTCTGTGA
- a CDS encoding ABC transporter permease translates to MHLSRSARVALRIGAGIGFAVIYVPLLLVLVNSLNPDRSASWPPPGLTGRWWSAAVHDSGARHALWVSVKAGLGATAIALVLGTLIAFAVARHRFFGRGTVSFIVVLPIALPGIVTGIALNSAFGTVLRPLGVGLGLFTVIVGHATFCIVVVFNNVVARLRRTTTSYEEAAMDLGAHTFRAFLDVTFPLVRSALLAGALLSFALSFDEVVVTTFTAGPGVETLPIWIFGNMTRPQQAPVVNVVAAVLVLVSVVPIYLAQRLSADTAASSRV, encoded by the coding sequence GTGCATCTCAGCCGCAGTGCCCGCGTCGCCCTGCGTATCGGCGCCGGGATCGGATTCGCGGTGATCTACGTCCCGTTGCTGCTGGTCCTCGTCAACTCCCTGAACCCGGACCGCAGCGCGAGCTGGCCGCCGCCGGGGCTGACCGGGCGCTGGTGGTCGGCGGCCGTGCACGACTCCGGTGCCCGGCACGCCCTGTGGGTGTCGGTGAAGGCGGGGCTCGGGGCCACGGCGATCGCGCTCGTCCTCGGCACGCTGATCGCGTTCGCCGTGGCCCGGCACCGCTTCTTCGGGCGCGGCACGGTGTCGTTCATAGTGGTGCTGCCGATCGCGCTGCCCGGCATCGTCACGGGCATCGCCCTCAACTCGGCCTTCGGTACGGTGCTCCGGCCGCTCGGCGTGGGGCTCGGGCTGTTCACGGTGATCGTCGGGCACGCCACGTTCTGCATCGTCGTGGTGTTCAACAACGTGGTGGCGCGGCTGCGGCGGACGACGACGTCGTACGAGGAGGCGGCCATGGACCTCGGCGCGCACACGTTCCGCGCCTTCCTGGACGTGACCTTCCCGCTGGTGCGTTCGGCGCTGCTCGCGGGCGCGCTGCTCTCCTTCGCGCTCTCCTTCGACGAGGTCGTGGTCACCACCTTCACCGCGGGGCCCGGCGTCGAGACGCTGCCCATCTGGATCTTCGGCAACATGACGCGGCCTCAGCAGGCGCCGGTGGTCAATGTGGTGGCCGCCGTGCTGGTACTGGTGTCGGTGGTGCCGATCTATCTCGCCCAGCGGCTGTCCGCCGACACGGCGGCGTCCAGCCGGGTGTGA
- a CDS encoding carbohydrate binding domain-containing protein, with translation MTRPRSVRALLTGVATLAASAGLALGIGGAAQAATPLPAHVFAPYFEAYNGDSPAALAQSSGVKYLTMAFLQTEKKGSCTPYWNGDTSTPVTSSVFGSDFTTIRSRGGDVIPSLGGYAADNGGTEIADSCTSVDSIAAAYEKIITTYDVSRLDMDVEDNSLTNQAGIDRRNQAIKKVQDWAAANGRSVQFSYTLPTTTTGLADSGLAVLRSAKNAGAKVDVVNLMTFDYYDGATHHMATDTQTAATGLHNQLASLYPNLSDSQLWNMIGVTEMPGIDDYGPAETFTTDDATAVYNWAVSKGLNTLSFWALQRDNGGCPGTGGSDSCSGISQDTWYFSHTFAPFSGGTTTPPANDFSVSLSPATASVDPGGSTTASVKTSVTSGSAQSVDLAVSGAPSGVTATLSPTSVTAGAGSTLTVKTAASTAPGSYQLTVTGTAGSTKHSSTFNLTVNGTGGGTPTALANGDFESGSLTPWTCDSGATVVSSPVHGGSHALKTDATSSSTGQCAQTLTLKPNTSYTLQGWVQGSYAYLGVSGGATASTWTSSSSWQKLTVPFTTGSSGTVTVYVHGWYGQGTVYADDLALS, from the coding sequence ATGACACGTCCGAGATCCGTACGCGCCCTGCTCACCGGCGTGGCCACCCTGGCCGCGTCGGCGGGGCTCGCCCTGGGGATCGGGGGCGCCGCGCAAGCGGCGACTCCGCTGCCCGCGCACGTCTTCGCGCCCTACTTCGAGGCCTACAACGGCGACAGCCCCGCCGCCCTCGCCCAGTCCTCCGGCGTCAAGTACCTGACCATGGCCTTCCTCCAGACGGAGAAGAAGGGCTCCTGCACGCCGTACTGGAACGGTGACACAAGCACCCCCGTCACCTCCTCCGTCTTCGGCTCCGACTTCACCACCATCCGCTCGCGCGGCGGCGACGTCATCCCCTCGCTCGGCGGGTACGCGGCCGACAACGGCGGCACGGAGATCGCCGACAGCTGCACCAGCGTCGACTCCATCGCCGCCGCCTACGAGAAGATCATCACCACCTACGACGTCTCCCGCCTGGACATGGACGTCGAGGACAACTCGCTGACCAACCAGGCCGGCATCGACCGCCGCAACCAGGCGATCAAGAAGGTGCAGGACTGGGCCGCCGCCAACGGGCGCTCGGTGCAGTTCTCCTACACCCTGCCGACCACGACGACCGGCCTCGCCGACAGCGGACTCGCCGTGCTGCGCAGCGCCAAGAACGCGGGCGCCAAGGTCGACGTCGTCAACCTCATGACGTTCGACTACTACGACGGTGCCACCCACCACATGGCCACCGACACCCAGACGGCCGCGACCGGGCTGCACAACCAGCTGGCCTCGCTCTACCCGAACCTGTCGGACAGCCAGCTGTGGAACATGATCGGCGTCACCGAGATGCCCGGCATCGACGACTACGGGCCGGCCGAGACCTTCACCACCGACGACGCCACCGCGGTGTACAACTGGGCCGTGTCCAAGGGGCTGAACACCCTCTCCTTCTGGGCCCTCCAGCGTGACAACGGCGGCTGCCCCGGCACCGGCGGCTCCGACAGCTGCTCCGGCATCAGCCAGGACACCTGGTACTTCTCGCACACCTTCGCGCCGTTCTCGGGCGGCACGACCACCCCGCCGGCCAACGACTTCTCGGTCTCCCTCTCCCCCGCCACCGCCTCGGTCGACCCCGGCGGCTCCACGACGGCGTCCGTGAAGACCTCGGTGACCTCGGGCAGCGCCCAGTCCGTCGACCTGGCCGTCAGCGGCGCGCCGAGCGGGGTGACGGCGACCCTCAGCCCGACCTCGGTCACCGCCGGTGCCGGCTCCACGCTCACCGTGAAGACGGCCGCCTCCACCGCGCCGGGCAGCTACCAGCTGACCGTCACCGGCACCGCGGGCTCGACCAAGCACAGCTCCACCTTCAACCTGACCGTGAACGGGACCGGCGGCGGCACCCCCACGGCCCTGGCCAACGGTGACTTCGAGAGCGGTTCGCTGACGCCCTGGACCTGCGACAGCGGTGCCACGGTGGTCTCCTCCCCGGTGCACGGCGGCAGCCACGCCCTGAAGACCGACGCGACCTCCTCGTCGACCGGCCAGTGCGCCCAGACCCTCACCCTCAAGCCGAACACGTCGTACACGCTGCAGGGCTGGGTGCAGGGCTCGTACGCCTACCTCGGCGTGAGCGGCGGCGCGACGGCCAGCACCTGGACCTCGTCCTCGTCCTGGCAGAAGCTGACGGTGCCGTTCACCACCGGCTCCTCCGGCACGGTCACCGTGTACGTGCACGGCTGGTACGGCCAGGGCACCGTCTACGCCGACGACCTCGCCCTCTCCTGA
- a CDS encoding DMT family transporter produces MIELAAAFAVAGAASNAVGTAFQRKAAAASSHGGIRLLAELVRRPFWVLGMIGVVGAALFQSLALVNGPLALVQPLFILELPFALLVAAPLMHRRLPHWGWWGVAGCVLGLAMLLVAAAPHGALDQAPLSRWIPALSLCVGAMAGCVLLAAPGRPAARRAALLAAASATGNALTAALLKSASGTFADEGFLAFLRSWQTYGFALAGVAAVLLLENALQAGPLVAAQPALTIGDAMVSLVLGIALLQEQVRTGWWLVPEACGALLIVAGVLVLSRAVQHITVVPDATAEGEEAAG; encoded by the coding sequence GTGATCGAACTGGCCGCGGCGTTCGCCGTGGCGGGCGCGGCGAGCAACGCCGTCGGCACCGCGTTCCAGCGCAAGGCCGCCGCCGCGAGCAGCCACGGCGGGATCCGGCTGCTCGCCGAACTGGTGCGCCGGCCCTTCTGGGTGCTGGGCATGATCGGCGTGGTCGGCGCGGCCCTGTTCCAGAGCCTGGCCCTGGTCAACGGCCCGCTGGCGCTGGTCCAGCCGCTGTTCATCCTCGAACTGCCCTTCGCGCTGCTGGTCGCCGCCCCGCTGATGCACCGGCGGCTGCCGCACTGGGGCTGGTGGGGCGTGGCGGGCTGTGTGCTGGGCCTGGCGATGCTGCTGGTCGCGGCCGCGCCGCACGGAGCGCTCGACCAGGCCCCGCTCAGCCGGTGGATCCCGGCGCTGTCCCTGTGCGTCGGCGCCATGGCGGGCTGTGTGCTGCTGGCCGCTCCCGGGCGCCCGGCGGCCCGGCGCGCCGCACTGCTGGCGGCCGCCTCCGCCACCGGCAACGCGCTGACGGCCGCGCTGCTGAAGTCGGCCTCGGGCACGTTCGCCGACGAGGGCTTCCTGGCGTTCCTGCGTTCTTGGCAGACGTACGGTTTCGCGCTCGCCGGGGTGGCCGCGGTGCTGCTGCTGGAGAACGCGCTCCAGGCGGGCCCGCTGGTCGCGGCCCAGCCGGCGCTGACCATCGGCGACGCGATGGTGAGCCTGGTGCTGGGCATCGCCCTGCTCCAGGAGCAGGTGCGCACGGGCTGGTGGCTGGTGCCGGAGGCGTGCGGGGCGCTGCTGATCGTGGCGGGCGTGCTGGTGCTGAGCCGGGCCGTGCAGCACATCACGGTCGTCCCCGATGCCACGGCGGAGGGCGAGGAGGCCGCCGGGTGA
- a CDS encoding cytochrome P450, with amino-acid sequence MPPSPSSAALTRTTVLHPRLAALIRDHLGQDLFRLEPDTIGVAGPEVADRILAARRATETERPTFKPLQGRSITRAEASQITRTIGNDVREALAGPVPGNVDLTGSWPLTGHLFLRDLILGRDPRRLRMLMSRTLELTPKLTWSVIAVGAALPGWPRPGDRLTGLAERTARAEGYQERRYAMGMYRRAAAPVCFTVSTLVANALWLGSPFAEGTPNRNIILESLRLLPPSWNLLRNASPEYPAIDDRIGTGDDVLLLPLLSHRDPALWDDPDTFRPERWDHLDPEATPGYLPFGHSSERCWGRHMVMPLAELLLDLIRDAGLVVDPGQRVAKVPLLGLLGVDDIRLVRPS; translated from the coding sequence ATGCCGCCGTCGCCGTCGTCCGCAGCGCTTACGCGCACCACCGTGCTCCACCCGCGGCTCGCCGCGCTCATCCGCGACCACCTGGGCCAGGACCTCTTCCGGCTGGAACCCGACACCATCGGCGTCGCCGGACCGGAGGTCGCCGACCGCATCCTCGCCGCGCGCCGGGCGACCGAGACCGAGCGCCCCACCTTCAAGCCGCTCCAGGGCCGGTCCATCACCCGCGCCGAGGCCTCCCAGATCACCCGCACCATCGGCAACGACGTGCGCGAGGCCCTGGCCGGACCGGTGCCCGGGAACGTCGACCTCACCGGCTCCTGGCCGCTGACCGGCCACCTCTTCCTGCGCGACCTCATCCTCGGCCGGGATCCCCGGCGGCTGCGCATGCTGATGAGCCGCACCCTCGAACTCACCCCCAAGCTGACCTGGTCGGTCATCGCGGTCGGCGCCGCCCTGCCCGGCTGGCCCCGCCCCGGCGACCGGCTCACCGGGCTCGCCGAGCGCACCGCGCGGGCCGAGGGCTACCAGGAACGCCGGTACGCGATGGGCATGTACCGCAGGGCCGCCGCACCGGTCTGCTTCACCGTCTCCACCCTGGTGGCCAACGCGCTCTGGCTGGGCTCGCCCTTCGCCGAGGGCACCCCGAACCGCAACATCATCCTGGAGTCGCTGCGCCTGCTGCCGCCCTCCTGGAACCTGCTGCGCAACGCCTCCCCCGAGTACCCGGCGATCGACGACCGGATCGGCACCGGGGACGACGTCCTGCTGCTGCCCCTCCTCTCCCACCGCGACCCGGCCCTGTGGGACGACCCCGACACCTTCCGCCCCGAACGCTGGGACCACCTGGACCCCGAGGCCACGCCCGGCTATCTGCCCTTCGGCCACTCGTCGGAGCGCTGCTGGGGCCGGCACATGGTCATGCCGCTCGCCGAGCTGCTCCTCGACCTGATCAGGGACGCCGGGCTGGTCGTCGACCCCGGACAGCGCGTCGCCAAGGTGCCCCTGCTCGGACTGCTCGGCGTGGACGACATACGGCTGGTGCGCCCCAGCTGA
- a CDS encoding tryptorubin family RiPP precursor, with amino-acid sequence MGPPREDARHPPIPKGGAEMKLLFSIRNKVAAGKSLKASAWYIWY; translated from the coding sequence ATGGGCCCGCCCCGGGAGGACGCGCGTCACCCGCCCATCCCGAAAGGAGGTGCAGAGATGAAGCTTCTCTTCTCCATCCGCAACAAGGTCGCGGCCGGCAAGAGCCTCAAGGCGAGCGCCTGGTACATCTGGTACTGA